The Epilithonimonas zeae genome contains a region encoding:
- a CDS encoding glycosyltransferase family 2 protein encodes MNLSIIVPLLNEQDSLEELFTRIDTVCRSNKLSYEVWFIDDGSTDLSWSIIENMKIQNPQIHGIKFSKNYGKSQALHAAFEKVNGDVVITMDADLQDFPEEIPELYEMLKAGNYDIVSGWKKKRFDNVMTKNIPSKLFNSAARKVSGVSLHDFNCGLKAYRKQVVKSIDVYGDMHRYIPVLAANAGFRNITEKPVQHQARPYGTSKFGTERFVRGFLDLVTLWFVSRFGGRPMHFFGAAGTLMFIIGFLSAIWLGVSKLIDVYIFKIYGNLIANNPWFFIALTMMILGSLLFVAGFLGELIIRTNREHKNYHIEEMI; translated from the coding sequence ATGAATCTTTCTATAATCGTTCCATTGCTTAACGAGCAAGACTCTCTGGAAGAGTTGTTCACAAGGATTGACACTGTATGCCGTTCTAATAAATTGTCTTACGAGGTTTGGTTCATAGACGACGGAAGTACAGATTTGTCCTGGTCTATCATAGAAAATATGAAAATTCAAAATCCACAGATTCACGGAATTAAATTCTCAAAAAACTATGGGAAATCACAGGCACTTCACGCGGCTTTCGAAAAGGTGAATGGCGATGTTGTAATTACAATGGATGCTGATTTACAGGATTTTCCGGAAGAGATTCCTGAATTGTACGAAATGCTGAAAGCTGGAAATTACGATATCGTTTCCGGATGGAAAAAGAAACGTTTCGATAATGTAATGACCAAAAATATTCCGTCAAAATTGTTCAATTCGGCGGCTAGAAAAGTTTCTGGAGTTTCGCTTCACGATTTTAATTGTGGACTTAAAGCTTACAGAAAACAAGTCGTAAAATCGATTGACGTTTATGGTGATATGCACCGTTATATTCCCGTTTTAGCGGCTAATGCAGGTTTCAGAAATATTACTGAAAAACCAGTTCAGCATCAGGCAAGACCTTACGGAACTTCGAAATTCGGGACAGAACGTTTCGTTCGTGGATTTTTGGATCTGGTAACACTTTGGTTCGTAAGTCGATTTGGAGGCAGGCCGATGCATTTCTTCGGAGCTGCAGGAACTTTGATGTTTATCATCGGTTTCTTATCTGCGATTTGGTTGGGTGTTTCAAAACTGATTGACGTTTATATTTTCAAAATCTACGGCAATTTGATCGCCAACAATCCTTGGTTTTTCATTGCTTTGACGATGATGATTCTGGGAAGTTTATTGTTTGTTGCGGGATTCTTAGGCGAGTTGATTATCAGAACCAACCGTGAGCATAAGAATTATCATATTGAGGAAATGATATAA
- a CDS encoding DUF4199 domain-containing protein, protein MTKNPVAVGFGLFLATMLTFFVVYYFFADANYFDTSMKVNAFGMTFLYVLAGFLSVVWLRGSNKITYPQAFKQCFVTLFVGGGLSILSIFAFLNYVDTDAREMLNHQYIQTEMKNLDESYAKLKLEAANQKDRTKAKELEDNYNDAKLAREIARKENKNYFSFQFLSAVFGGFLLFYLLLSIIIAGFLKNKKRYE, encoded by the coding sequence ATGACAAAAAATCCTGTAGCCGTTGGCTTTGGTTTATTTTTAGCGACAATGTTGACTTTCTTCGTTGTTTATTACTTTTTCGCAGATGCCAATTATTTTGATACTAGTATGAAAGTCAATGCATTTGGGATGACTTTCCTATATGTTTTGGCTGGATTTCTTTCTGTTGTTTGGCTGCGTGGAAGTAATAAAATCACTTATCCGCAAGCTTTCAAGCAATGTTTTGTGACTTTGTTCGTAGGTGGTGGACTTTCTATATTGTCCATTTTCGCTTTCCTGAATTATGTTGATACAGATGCCAGAGAGATGCTGAATCATCAATACATCCAAACAGAAATGAAAAATCTGGATGAGTCTTATGCAAAACTGAAATTAGAAGCAGCAAATCAAAAAGACCGTACGAAAGCTAAAGAATTGGAAGATAATTACAACGATGCAAAATTAGCGAGAGAGATTGCTAGAAAGGAGAACAAAAATTATTTTTCTTTCCAATTTTTATCAGCCGTCTTTGGTGGTTTTTTACTATTTTATTTACTTTTGTCTATTATCATCGCTGGCTTTTTGAAAAACAAGAAACGCTACGAATAA